From one Rhodamnia argentea isolate NSW1041297 chromosome 1, ASM2092103v1, whole genome shotgun sequence genomic stretch:
- the LOC125313571 gene encoding endo-1,3;1,4-beta-D-glucanase-like: FLTPSASDVHQISGEERKTSSSQCFENPPNLSSTCGAGRVEELAGLKTYVTGPSDSKRAVLLIADVFGYEAPKLRKLADKVASAGFLVVVPDFLYGDPFPMDFSNPNFDREAWMKIHSMDKGCEDAKPVISALKSKGVSAIGAAGFCWGGKVLVKLAGTEDIQAAVILHPGPMTEDEIEAVKIPTAILGAEIDHSSPPEELKKFGEIMSAKTEFESYVKIFPSVSHGWSVRYDDDNEFAVKSAEEAQEDTLNWFLKHVK, encoded by the exons TTCCTCACTCCCAGTGCGTCCGACGTTCACCAGATTTCtggggaagaaaggaaaacgtCGAGCTCTCAGTGCTTTGAGAACCCACCGAACCTGAGCTCGACCTGTGGAGCAGGACGTGTTGAAGAGCTTGCAGGCCTCAAAACTTACGTCACTGGCCCTTCGGATTCCAAGCGTGCCGTTCTTCTCATCGCTGATGTTTTTG GGTATGAGGCTCCTAAGCTGAG GAAACTCGCAGATAAGGTTGCATCTGCAGGATTCTTGGTGGTTGTACCCGATTTCTTGTACGGAGATCCCTTTCCCATGGATTTCAGTAATCCTAATTTTGATAGAGAAGCTTGGATGAAAATTCATAGCATG GATAAAGGGTGTGAAGATGCAAAGCCAGTGATTTCTGCTCTTAAGAGTAAAGGCGTGTCCGCCATTGGGGCCGCGGGATTTTGTTGGGGAG GAAAGGTCCTAGTCAAATTAGCAGGCACTGAAGACATTCAAGCCGCAGTTATTCTGCACCCTGGTCCTATGACTGAAGATGAAATTGAAG CCGTCAAGATTCCAACTGCCATATTGGGAGCCGAGATTGACCATTCTTCCCCTCCCGAAGAACTCAAAAAGTTCGGGGAGATCATGTCGGCCAAAACTGAG TTCGAGAGTTATGTGAAAATATTCCCCAGCGTTAGCCATGGATGGAGTGTGAGGTACGACGATGACAACGAATTTGCTGTCAAGAGCGCCGAAGAGGCCCAAGAGGACACGTTGAATTGGTTTTTGAAGCATGTCAAGTga